The nucleotide sequence GAGTCCCTAAAAATCTGTGATTTTTCATAAATGTTAATTGAGCACATATTATGGTAGATATTTTCAGCTGCATAAGGTAGGTGGTATTGACATCTGATAGATGAGGGTTCTTAAAAGCTAACCAACTTGCCCATTTTGTTATCTTTTATGAAACAAACTTTTAGAGAATCATGAATGTAGTCCAGCCTTCTAAATACGGCTGTGTTGGGGTCATCATGCTAATGGACAGAAAGAAGAACTAGGAAGGAGTGTTTGGTTATTAAGattctaataaataaaattgtgcCAAATGAGAACTGAAGTAATACTATGTTTCTGTTATCATTTAAACTATATAATAAATATCATGTttaatatgtagaaaatcctactTGTAGTATATGGAGAATGGATGGTTATTGATGATTtgattatttaaaagttatatataccatacataaatttttaaatctcaaagaatcaaaattcattaaaataaaaataatattcagtatGGCTTTCGTGTTAACTATGATTCAGAAGACGTTTTATTATTAACTTCTAGTTCTCATTTTAAAGTACTGCATGAAGAtgcaaaataacttaaaaaaaattggcacCAGCCTTATACAACCGAGAAAGCCTCATCAAATGCTAGTAATTTGTTTTTCAGTGGCTTGAAAGTCAGAAATGGCAGCTGGAATCCCGTGGTGAGCACTCAGGGTGAAATATCTTATAGATGAAGCTACCTCAAAGagtttttctcttggttttttcACTGATTAAACTCCTTTGAATGGATAATCTCAGGTGGATTCTTCTTgaattgaattttattctataaCGTATACTTTTATGAGGTGGGTTTTTAAGCAATGAAGTCTCCAGTTTAATGTGACATCTTTTTGCGGGGGGAGTGGATCATTTTTTGACAGGCCTGAAAATGAACATACAAGGGATAGGGTATGCCAAGATGCTTTACAGACTGTTTCTCAGTCATAAAGGTATGACAGGGAATAGTTTCCAGATTATTAAAGCCTTATTATTAACCAGTTTATCAAACTGAATTTCAAATCTTAGAACAGAACCTAAAATGTTTAGAACAGCTCTAATTAAGATTGCTATTACTGTTTCATATACAGTGTGAATATTAAATAATGGAACCTAATTTGGTACTGCAACTGTCATACATATGTGTTGCCTGATAAGACAAAAATTGAGGTAGAACTTTGGTCTGTGAGAGACATACCAGCCTTCTCTACTCTTTATTGCTTGAGCAATAGGGACGGAGTGAAACTGATGGGATCAATTTGTAGCACCTGGTTCAGAAATACCTAGTTCAAGCATGACATGCATTTTGGAGGAGCTCATATTTGTGAAAGTGTTTAGTGGGGAGAAAAAGGTGTTAGTCTTAAATTTTGGGGGGGAAGAgagtatttgaaaagaaatttaaaagaatatattgatttaaaaataataactagcaCCTTGCAAAACCATACTGGATTACTGTTACTGTGTGctgattttttgtttatataatgATAGCTATTGTCCTAAGGCCTCAAAGTTGGACTGATGACTTTCCACTTACATGTTAATTTATAGCGCTAGTACTGTCAAAGCTTAGTCTGTGCTTTGATCCggtaatacttttttctttattaaaattttcagagTGTCCTGATGCTCTTCAGTGTTCCTCAACAATTCCTTCTCATTACAAGAGATACACTCATCACCTGCTAGCTCAAAGCAGGGCTGGTAATAGTCCTTTCAGCGATCCATCCCATGAGTCAGGTGGGAGTTTCAGTGAGACTAATTCAGGCTTTCTTTGTAAGCGTAAGGAAAGATGGTCTCCATATCAGAAACAAAcagataacttaaaaaaaaatgtttcaactgATCCCTTGTTAGTGACACAATGTCTAAGAAAATCTCAGTCTCcaactgaaactaataaaaaGGTTTCCTCTTCAACAAATAGCCAAACTTCCCAACAAGTCCCACAATTTACAGAACTTGTTAATAATGACAAACTGGTAGGATTTGGTTTGCCTCCTGCTGAAGAATTAGACAGTCAAAACAGCCCAGAACACATAAATTTGACATTGCCAGAAAATGACTTTAGCAACTGTGAAATCTCCTATTCTCCACTTCAAAGTGATGAAGAAACTTATGATACAGATGAAAAGCTGGATGATTCACAACAGGAACTATTTTTTACAGAAAGCTCTAAAGATGGCAGCTTAGAAGAAGATGAAAATAGCTCCACTTTGTCTAAAAAACTCCATGACCCTTTACTGAGGGACCAGGAGGAGAGCTGCCCCGAAGTGGATAGCTTCTTAACTCAGGATAAATACGATGAAGAATTGTATAAATGCAACACTCTAAATGATTCGTCTCAACTTACTTTCCAAAATAAGAGTATTATTTTACGTGATGATCCAGCATATACTGATGATTTTATATTGTTTCCACctgcattagcagagaggtttacTTCTCCTAGTTGCCAAGCTACTAAAGCAAAACCTGATGAGCCAGAATTTCACTCATCTCAGTCAAATAAACAGGTAATTGAAGAATCAGCTGTTTACAATCAAATTTCTCTTCCCTTACTTAAGGGTAAAATGTCAAAACCTTTTGAAAGCCAGGGAGGGGGGTGTCATTCTTTCCAACCAACCCAAAGTAAAACTAGAGAATTATCAAGTAAGAATTTCAATGCTAATCACAATACGAACTCAGCATGTTTCTGCAGAAAGGCATTAGATGGTATGCTGGACAGTAAAGTTACAGCTTTAAATACAGCGATATTTTCTAGTACACCTACTGCTGCTAAGTCTTTGAAAATATTGCTATCTGACCCTAAGTGTAACGCATCACAACCTTCTACTAAGGTAATGAAGCAAATGGATATAGGTGTGTATTTTGGACTACcacccaagagaaaagaagagaaattgctGGTGGAAAGTGCATTAGAAGGGATGAACTTAAATACAGTTGTAAGTCCTAATGAAAAGAGGTCCCGGCAGcgcaagaggaaaacagaaaaatctttaaGTGATTTAGAATTAGAGGCAAATAATTTAAGTGAGAGTCAGCCCTCTGTGGAACTTTCTCGTAAGAGGTCACAGCATCAAAGAAAGAGACTTAAAAAGTCAGATTCATTGCAGGAAGGAGTACATCAGAAGAATTCAGGTCACCGTAACAAGACAGAACCTGGAACAGTCAAGTTAAGTAAAGACAGAGTCTTCGTAAAATCAGCTCATGGCAGGCTGCAGAGAGGGAACACGAAAATCCCAGAGTCCTCGAATGCAGGAGAATTAAGGAAAAGGACATGTCCATTCTATAAGAAAATACCTGGTAAGTTGAAATATCAAGGCTTCCTATATCTACGAGGATGCAACTTTTTTGTATTACATGTTCATTGCCCatgttatgtgtgtgtgaaacaatttttttgtgtgtttacttTTTATACCTCATTGACCTGTAACagactttttttcctatttaatctTTTTTACTCCAATTCAGCAAacttttattaaacatattttatatataaggtaCTATACTATTTAGATAGATATTACAGATCTGACAAAGATTCATATAGATCAGCTTAATACAGAAGGAGGAAAGGCTCTCTGTAAGTAACCATAATAACAGCTTCTAAGCACTTAAGAAAAATGCAAGTACTAAATAGCTTCGAAGAAGGAAAATGTCACAGGTTATGCAGGTCATAATAAATgctaaacatttttaaaccatATCATAACTtagtttctcagtcttttcatgttcttataaTTTCTCATGTCTTCATAGATGAGTTAGTAGAAAAATGTGTcgtaaaatgaattttattattgAAGAAAACAGGTACCCTTCttctgaaaagaatataaaactgcCCAAATATACTtggtttcagaaaaaaattttaatatgcttttttgATATTCTAAATCTATTCAGTataatttgttcaaaatatttatgtaaagaaAAGCATTTATGTACATCATAGTAccagttctgtttttaataattattttgattaattttctgtattttaagtgAGCCCAGAATTAGTGGGCCACGTGTGGATAGGTCTCCGTAGAATTGTGGAGGTATGTTTGTGTACCTGCATATCACAGTCAGCGCACTTGTTTTTTCTCATGAACAAATTTCAGAACAGctcaatcttttttatttatttttttcattattgctcCTCTAGGGAGCCTGTttaggctttttgtttgtttgtttgtttcccttcctcctcctcccacaaTGAAATTCAAATACTACAGATACCCTGTTTATCTGTTATTGTACTGTGGCCCTTTGGAGGGCCATTAGATTATTTTTGTCCCTTAGGAGCATACCAATATCACCCCCATTGagaattcatgttttaaaataaagttagcaTTCTCCTTTTGCTGTTTTGCAGAAGTAAAGGATTTTAGGTGCCCAGTAAGTATTGTGAAAACattcagcaaaacaaaaaagtaactcATTCGTAgctagtatttttaatttttttgtacagTTATTCATTAAAAAGCCTATACCGGGATATTTAATGGAAACTTATAAGACTCATTTTCATCTCTAGTATCACCTTTTGCTGAATTTATGTggtgtagatttttaaattaaaatgtaaagttaaGTTGGAAATGAGATGTAAAGGTGTCAGAGGGTTTGCTGTATAAGCAAATTGGGTTGCTTTTACTTAGTTAGCTATCGCTCAAGCAGCTGTGTTGGTGTTTTCATTGTAGGAACTGGCTTTACAGTCGATGCCTTTCGGTATGGATTGGTTGAAGGTTGCACGGCCTATTTTCTCACACATTTTCATTCTGATCATTATGCTGGATTGTCTAAAAACTTCACGTTTCCTGTTTATTGTAGTGAGGTAAGTTTTAGTATTCTAAATCCTGAATTTGTAGAATGCAGCGAATTTCTAACCAGTCTGgttaaaaaaaggtaattaagATTGTAAGATCTATCATTCTtctagaaaatatatgaaaaaacagACTCCACATTGAGATTCTAAAAGTAAATGAGTTATTGTCAATAGTtacaatagattttttaaattatgctttaTTATGTGGAAACAATAAAAGGTGAGCATTTTAATGTGTATTACTAAGGGCTTTGGCTAGAATTTGATTTTATCCTCAAGCATTCTTgaattatcttctttttattaatgaagcagctgaggcttggagaggttaagtggcATGCCccaagtcacagagctagtaatggcagagccagaatttgaatgcAGGTCTGTCTCATTTCAGAgcaaggcagagggaagaggagagagcctTCCAGGTAGAGAAGAGTTTGTGTAAAGGCACAGACACCTAAGAAGTATGCCCATTCCAGGAACTTCAGATAATTCAGAATCACTAAAGACAAGATAGGGAATAACAGGAGATAAATCCACAGAAATGGGTAGGGGCCAGATCATGAAGGGTTTTGTATGACATGATGGGGATAATGGACTTTTTACAGGTGAGGGAGCATCAGTGACAGTGTTTAAGCAGAGTTGTGACACAGTCATTTTAGAAAGTTCTTCCTGGCATTCTGGAGGGTTTACATGAGTATAAGTGGGAGAACCAGGAGATTATTAAGATATTTGGGTTCTAAACTAGAtatgaaataaaagacatatttaatgttttaatgtatCAGCAATAAGCACATCCTGTTTTGCAGATAACTGGCAATCTGTTGAAAAGCAAACTTCACGTGCAAGAACAATATATCCAtccattgccaacagacactgaaTGTATAGTGAATGGTGTCAAGGTTGTTTTGCTAGATGCCAATCAGTAAGTATTAAAGTTACCTTAGTAATaccctatttttaaatattcaaaaggaAAACACATTGCATGGTTATTTAAGAACTTTTTATTGGAACTATTATGCTTGATATTTCATAAATGTCTTATTTAAGTAAGATAAGAAACAGTTAAGTaaagtgtgtttctccttttgaaaaaaaatgtacccaATTACAGGATCAAAGATTAAACACAGAGAGATTCTCTAAGTGTTCTCTAACCCATTTTTTAATGCAGTTTAAATTACTATGCTTTACATGAGgctccatcttattttttttttaaatcttttaacatATTGCTGCTGTTCTTTAAGAGATAaccttttgccattttctttaaTATCACTTACATAAATTAACAGCTGGTACAAATTAACAGCTGGTACTCCATTCAGattctagagggtttttttttttcctttaagaaatccTTTAGGTTTTTGATACTAAagtcttggaagatttttttcttggaaattggttttctttttccctcatttttttaaatgtaaagtacTGTCAGGATTCACATTGCCAAAATGTAACTGTCAGTCAGCTATGCATCTTTGTAATTTCATAGAATGTTAGCTTTATGTCCCTTAGAGATCATAGATGCCTAGAGAATTAAAATTAAGACTAAACCTAGGTTTCCTAAAATCCAGGCTTGTTATTTTTTCCGGTTGCCTATAAGTTTTTGTCTGCTAACTTCGCTGCTGTTTATTGTTTTAATCACCAATTATGATAACTcaggttctgatttttttttttttggtcaactttattgaggtacaatttacataaataaaatggacCCATTTTAAATCTTCgctgaattttgacaaaagtaAACACCCATGTAATTCCCACCacaataaaaatatgcaaaatattccCCACCACAAAAGTTTTCCTTGTGTTCCTTCCCAGTCAATCCCCAACCCCGACTCTGACCCAGGAAACCATTGATGTGTTTTCTATGACTGTGGATTAGATTTGTCTTTACTAGGGATTCatctaaatgaaatcatatagtatcttctgttttgtatctggcttctgtcactcctcatgtttttgagattcattcatgctgTTGTGTGTTCCTTTTACTTACTGAGTACTATCTATTGTATGGACAcaatacaattattttttccattcactTCTTGttggacaactgatttttgtttattgatcttGTGTCCTGAGACCTTGCTAAGCTTGCTCATTAGCtgttgtaggttttttgtagattcttGAAAATTTTCTACATATGTCATCCACAAATAAAGATGCTTtcgttttacttctttctttccatttagaatgatattttttctcttatttattgtaCGGGATTATGCCTTCAATACAGTGTTGAATAGGAGTGATGTGAGCAGACATATTGCCGTGTTCTCGATCTTAAGGGGAACGCTTTCAGTCTTTCTccgttaagtatgatgtttgcaATAGGGTTTTTATAGATgccttttatcaggttgaggaaaatCCCTTCTATTCCTATTCTGCTGGGAGTTTGTAATCgtgaatgggtgttgaactttgtcaaatgttTCTCTGGCATCTTTTGAGGTGATAATACAACTTTTGTCCTCTATAATGTTAATGGGGTAAATGACAAAGATGGACTTAAACCAGCCTTGCATtactgagataaaccccacttggtcttCATGTATTAccctttttcaaaatatatagctGGATTTgatatgctaatattttgttaaggaattttgtgtctgttttaaaaagtatatgggtctatagggttttttttaactacaCTTTTGTCTTATTTTGATATCAGAGTAATACTGCTCTCATGAAATATTCCTTCCTCTATTTTCTAAAAGGTGTCATGTAGTAATTATTATCATTTCTTCCCTAAGAGTTTAGTGGAAAATCTCTAGTGAAGTCATCAGGGCCTGAATTTGGGAGTCAGGGAGATAAGGGGAAGTTTTTAATTACAATTGTAAttatttcctgtgttttcctagaatttaaaatgaaaattctctgTGTTTCGGCAGTAATTTCCAAACCCCATTGTgtcaggggtccccaagaccaccttGAGGCTCAGTGGTTCACCAGATGGACTCACAGGACACAGAAAAGCTGTTTTATTTGTGGTTACAGCTTATCACAGTGAAtggatacagattaaaatcagcaaagggaaaaaggCAAATGGAGGCAAATCCAGGAGAAACCAGGTGCAAGTTTCAAGGTGTCCTCTTCTAGTGGAGTGGCACAGATGTGCTTAATTCTCCCAGCAACAGTGTGTAACAACACATAGGAGGTGtggccaaccagggaagctcagttgAACCTTGGTATCCAGGGGTTTTATTGAGGGTCAATCATGTACACATGCAACACCCATGTTGATTGACCTGGGGTACTTAGACGCCAGTCCCCTAGAGCAAAGACAGATATTCACCATAGATCACACTGTTAACATAAACTATCTTATCAAACTAGTAACACATGGCCCAATGTGTCAGGCATACAAAACACTCTTAGCAGGCAGAATATTTCAAGGACTCTAAACTTATCTCCCAAGGGCGAGCCAATGACTATTCCTAAGGACAGGCCTTTCTTGGGGACCTGTGGAGTTTGCACAACACTGGCCTGCTGAATTAACCCTTTCCTGCAcaccattttttttgtgtgtgtgacataaACTTCCTTAAGTTAAAATGCTACATACCTTTGTAGTACAATGCTATGTCATTGTGGTCAGCTAATAAAGTATATTAATTTGTTGATATTGAAATGAACACTCTTTCTTTAGATGCTTTGCCTGTGTTAAGAATATTCCTTTGAAATGTTTGTGTTCAGCTGTCCAGGTGCTGTCATGATCCTTTTTTATCTTCCTAATGGTTATGTCATACTACACACTGGAGACTTCAGAGCAGATCCCACCATGGAACGTTCTCTTCTTGCAGGCCAGAAAGTCCACACGCTTTACTTAGATACAACGTAAGAGAAACTTTGTTTGTGTACTTCTTTTTTCCACCAACAGCATTTGCCCTGCATGTTATGAATAATTTGAACTTTTGCTTAGGTAATCAAAATGATGGCTTACGGTCTAATTATCATTTTAAGTATTAGGTGGATGctgtttgaaaaaatatatacttaagaACAAATTTTGGATTGCATGGCTTAACTGACTCCAGCTCAATTTTTTATGTAATATCCTTTTGAAAATATGGTTTATGTAAAAACCTTGCTACTGAAACAAGGATGAAAAATTCGGGAGCAAACTTTAGGAAAACGCCCTTTAAAGTTATCCTTTCAAAGTGTCTGTAACTATTAAGCATGATtgtgaagaaaaaaacagagaatgagATTCTGTCTGAATATTCAAACTTACTTTGTTCCTTTCTCCAAAAGGTAATCTATAAGTGGCAACCTTGAATTCCTAAGTGCTACATAATGGTATAAGCTATTATCTtcttttatatattgaaatacCTCATCAATTGGTCAGAAATTATGTTAACCATTTCAACCTGTTTCAAGAAGAAGTGAGTTTGGATGGCATATCTTAGTAAGAGATGGTCTTTCCACAACCAGTTTTCTAATACTATAGTTAATTCTTCCATTCACCTAAATACTAGGtgaactaagaaaataattttttttaaactttgttactTAATTCTACATACAATTCTGGATTTCTTTGTGAGTATTTATAGGAGAAAGGACTAAGTCTTTTCTTAATAATAAGAATTATGGCTGAACagcaaaaacaattttgaaaattggaaaaatatttctttaatgtgTGTACTTTATGAGATTTTTCGTGAAAAAGTGCTTAATTTTCATCTCAAATATCTATAACTAATAGTGTTAATTTTTCATTGGGTGTTACTGTATTGAAGTAGACCCAACCGGATCTGCTGTAGTcccatgatactatatatatttctatatctcctaaaagaaaataacaaccaGATGAATATTAACTGTTTGATTTaatgctacttcaccaaattcatgttcagtttcattatcttaaaatatatatatattttttgggcttccctggtggcgcagtggttgagagtccgcctgccgatgcaggggacacaggttcgtgccccggtccgggaagatcccacatgctgcggagcggctgggcccgtgagccgtggccgctcagcctgtgcgtccggagcctgtgctccgcagcgggagaggccacagcagtgagaggcccgcgtaccgcaaaaaaaaaaaaaaaaaaaaaaatatatatatatatatataatttttttaactaaatcaGAATTCTTTAGTCCAAAAAGATAATCCCTATAAATCATATTTCCTTTGATAGGGattggggttaaaaaaaaagatattaaggcTTATAATTCATAGCTAAAATAGCTACCTAGAAAtattcttgaaggaaaaaaaatgcagtttctttatttgagggttataaaagaaatagaattaaaaagGTATATTGAAATGTGTAGTTCCATCATAAATAATCAATAGCTGGTAACAAATATTTTAACCACAGGCACTGGTGAGATAACTGCGGTGGTGTTAATGTACTATACTGCTGTTGTATGTAATTTTGCTAAAGCTTGTTTTCTAAAATAGCATCCAACTTAATGCTATGACTTTCTTGTTGTTCTTTTAATAAGTACCATATTTCCATATTACAGATATTGCAGCCCAGAATACTGTTTTCCGTCTCAGCAAGAGGTTATCCAGTTTGCCATCAACACTGCCTTTGAGACTGTAACTCTAAACCCACGTGCTCTTGTTGTCTGTGGCACTTATTCTATTGGAAAAGAGAAAGTCTTCCTAGGTGGGTGGTAGCTGTAGCTAATTTACTGTATTCTAAAGATCAGATTCTTTTTGCATAAAGCCCTTTCAGGCTCTGTTCTTTCAGTTGATATTTATTTCCTGAAACAGTTCAATATTACCTTTGAGGTTGAAAGAAAAATTTGGTAGAGTttgattcatttaaattttgaaagCCTTAACTTAATGGAAACATTTGATAAGTATGTTTACGGTAGCCTTTATATCTGCAAAATGTTTATAGAGCAAAAGTCCATGCTACATTCGTATTTTAGTGAACTTTGAAAGATGACTAGTGCATAGGTCTTTCACTGCATTCTTTGATGATAACCATCAATTAATTATTTTAGAGAccagttttagtttttgttcCTAAATGATTTTTGGATATGTAACTGTAGTTTGTCTATATAGTGTTGTACTATTTTGCAAAGTACTTCCATTTCTTCTTAACTGTGGTCCCATAATGTCAAACATTAAGACGTGAAATGATAAAGCTAAGGTTTTAACTCCtccaaattttgttttttccctccaACTCTTTCCATACATCTTATGCAATTTTTAAATACtaggtctttaaaaataaattcttggcTTTCTCACAATTTATTCCACATAGTTAACTGACAAACCTGTTCAGCCTTTTTGAGATATTATGGCAAAAGTGTGAatgttttgaatttcttttaatttggtaaattcttattttaaagttaagttgtaattttatttttttcataagctgtaattttactatttttaaacttttcctttAGCCATTGCTGATGTTTTAGGTTCAAAAGTGGGCATGTCCAAAGAAAAATATAGCACATTACAGTGCTTCAATATACCAGAAATTAATTCCCTCATCACTACAGACATGTGCAATTCGCTGGTTCACCTTCTCCCAATGATGCAAATTAATTTTAAGGTAAGCATTCAAGAGACATGTCTTTTTAGGATGAACTAGAAAAGGCAATCTGATGATTGTAAACTAGAATCCCATTTTACTTGCATTTAACGTAGAGGAATTCAGTTACAGTGGAGTCAAAGTAAACTTTGCCCTAGAAAATTTTTTAAgtggaattttaaatgttttaagtttgtgtgtgtgtgcagctgtATAGAGTAATTCATATGCCCACCAGGCGTTTAAGAACTAGAGAACTGtcataaaggaagaaacaaaaatagaaaagtgtGCAGCTCTCTGGTCATTCAAACATTCTGAGATTGTTCTCCATTCTTCCTGGATGAGTAGGGAAATGAGTGGAGAATTCTAGGGAGTTCTTACTTTTCTTCAGGTCTATTCTGTATAATATTAAGC is from Globicephala melas chromosome 16, mGloMel1.2, whole genome shotgun sequence and encodes:
- the DCLRE1A gene encoding DNA cross-link repair 1A protein; translated protein: MLEDAFLEQDIWEYKSKRKPKQVHPNNCSENIPESVEKATDGQYQSKRNRNKKRTVKGKKKVKAPETCLGETDSQTSVASSQNSSCGDGIQQCQDREATPGKHCRTHKNKHVSPKIRPVYDGYCPNCQMPFSSLLGQTPRWHVFECLDSIPVSETECPDALQCSSTIPSHYKRYTHHLLAQSRAGNSPFSDPSHESGGSFSETNSGFLCKRKERWSPYQKQTDNLKKNVSTDPLLVTQCLRKSQSPTETNKKVSSSTNSQTSQQVPQFTELVNNDKLVGFGLPPAEELDSQNSPEHINLTLPENDFSNCEISYSPLQSDEETYDTDEKLDDSQQELFFTESSKDGSLEEDENSSTLSKKLHDPLLRDQEESCPEVDSFLTQDKYDEELYKCNTLNDSSQLTFQNKSIILRDDPAYTDDFILFPPALAERFTSPSCQATKAKPDEPEFHSSQSNKQVIEESAVYNQISLPLLKGKMSKPFESQGGGCHSFQPTQSKTRELSSKNFNANHNTNSACFCRKALDGMLDSKVTALNTAIFSSTPTAAKSLKILLSDPKCNASQPSTKVMKQMDIGVYFGLPPKRKEEKLLVESALEGMNLNTVVSPNEKRSRQRKRKTEKSLSDLELEANNLSESQPSVELSRKRSQHQRKRLKKSDSLQEGVHQKNSGHRNKTEPGTVKLSKDRVFVKSAHGRLQRGNTKIPESSNAGELRKRTCPFYKKIPGTGFTVDAFRYGLVEGCTAYFLTHFHSDHYAGLSKNFTFPVYCSEITGNLLKSKLHVQEQYIHPLPTDTECIVNGVKVVLLDANHCPGAVMILFYLPNGYVILHTGDFRADPTMERSLLAGQKVHTLYLDTTYCSPEYCFPSQQEVIQFAINTAFETVTLNPRALVVCGTYSIGKEKVFLAIADVLGSKVGMSKEKYSTLQCFNIPEINSLITTDMCNSLVHLLPMMQINFKGLQNHLKKCGGKYDQILAFRPTGWTHSNKLTSMAGIIPQTKGNISIYGIPYSEHSSYLEMKRFVQWLKPQKIIPTVNVGTLRSRRTMEKYFEEWKLEAGY